The proteins below are encoded in one region of Pseudomonas putida S13.1.2:
- a CDS encoding flagellin, with amino-acid sequence MALTVNTNIASITTQGNLTKASNAQTTSMQRLSSGLRINSAKDDAAGLQIANRLTSQINGLGQAVKNANDGISIAQTAEGAMQASTDILQKMRTLALSSATGSLSADDRKSNNDEYQALTAELNRISETTTFGGQKLLDGSYGTKAIQVGANANETINLALDNVSAKSIGSQQIKSGTIAPSASGVAAADLVVTGNGQSKTVSYGAGASAKDIAAQLNGSIGGLTAAASTEVKLAVASGAAATPANFDLTVGGSTVSFIGVKDTASLADQLKSNAAKLGISVNYDESTKSLSVKSDTGENLKFTSKAGAAAISVGAKDGNGAFPGSLTTLSATANATSVVTGQVSLDSAKGYSVANGATGTGATALFGGASVSSTKTTIADTDVTDAVNAQNALAVIDKAIGSIDSVRSGLGATQNRLQTTVDNLQNIQKNSTAARSTVQDVDFASETAELTKQQTLQQASTAILSQANQLPSSVLKLLQ; translated from the coding sequence ATGGCTTTAACTGTAAACACCAACATTGCGTCGATCACTACTCAGGGCAACCTGACCAAGGCTAGCAACGCTCAGACCACTTCGATGCAGCGTCTGTCCTCGGGTCTGCGTATCAACAGCGCTAAAGACGACGCTGCCGGCCTGCAGATCGCCAACCGTCTGACCAGCCAGATCAACGGCCTGGGCCAGGCTGTGAAGAACGCCAACGACGGTATCTCGATCGCCCAGACCGCTGAAGGTGCAATGCAGGCTTCGACCGACATCCTGCAAAAAATGCGTACCCTGGCCCTGTCCTCGGCTACTGGCTCCCTGAGCGCCGACGACCGTAAGTCGAACAACGACGAATACCAGGCTCTGACCGCTGAGCTGAACCGTATCTCGGAAACCACCACCTTCGGTGGCCAGAAGCTGCTGGACGGTTCGTACGGCACCAAGGCCATCCAGGTCGGCGCCAACGCCAACGAAACCATCAACCTGGCGCTGGACAACGTTTCGGCTAAGAGCATCGGCTCGCAGCAGATCAAGTCGGGCACTATCGCGCCTAGCGCCAGCGGTGTGGCCGCAGCTGATCTGGTTGTAACCGGCAACGGTCAGAGCAAAACCGTAAGCTACGGTGCAGGTGCTTCGGCTAAAGACATCGCAGCCCAGCTCAATGGCTCGATCGGCGGTCTGACTGCAGCTGCCAGCACTGAAGTCAAACTGGCTGTTGCCAGCGGCGCAGCTGCCACCCCAGCCAACTTCGACCTGACTGTAGGCGGTAGCACTGTCAGCTTCATCGGTGTTAAAGACACTGCAAGCCTGGCTGATCAGCTGAAGTCCAACGCCGCCAAGCTGGGTATCAGCGTCAACTATGACGAATCGACCAAGAGCCTGTCGGTGAAGTCGGACACTGGCGAGAACCTGAAATTCACCTCCAAAGCAGGCGCTGCCGCCATCTCTGTCGGTGCTAAGGATGGCAATGGTGCTTTCCCTGGCTCGCTGACCACGCTGTCCGCTACTGCTAACGCCACATCGGTTGTCACTGGCCAGGTTTCCCTGGACTCCGCCAAAGGTTACTCGGTAGCCAACGGTGCCACCGGTACTGGTGCTACCGCCCTGTTCGGCGGTGCTTCGGTTTCTTCGACCAAGACAACCATCGCCGATACCGATGTTACTGATGCCGTCAACGCCCAGAACGCCCTGGCCGTTATCGACAAGGCCATCGGTTCGATCGACAGCGTCCGTTCGGGCCTGGGTGCTACCCAGAACCGTCTGCAAACCACCGTCGACAACCTGCAGAACATCCAGAAGAACTCCACCGCTGCCCGCTCCACCGTGCAGGACGTGGACTTCGCTTCGGAAACTGCCGAGCTGACCAAGCAGCAGACGCTGCAGCAGGCTTCGACTGCGATCCTGTCGCAGGCTAACCAGCTGCCATCTTCGGTCCTGAAACTGCTCCAGTAA
- the fliD gene encoding flagellar filament capping protein FliD has translation MAGTTVSGIGSGIDTQAIVDSLVAAQKAPKQAQINTQTLKATTTLSSIGKIQSALDAFRGALTNMTDTNSFGGLSLKSSDEKVATVTMGTGAANGSFKLIVDKLATASKVSTKVYTDGAGSVVNATGSATTLTMTQNGKPYDLSVPAGATLQQVRDSINSQFSTAGLSANVLTDATGSRLIITSTKMGDGSDITLSGNSGIDTGYTVVDEPADAEYTLDGIAMKSKTNDITDAVSGLNIKLIGTSPKNTTTNEYTATVLSLTTSSTTLKSGLKGFIDTYNALLTVMNAETKVTKNADGSMTAAALTGDATMRTLMSSIREELNAVSGNGTLKSLAAFGVTSAQDGGALSLDDKKWDKVASTNAADLTSIFNGKDGLLARLQKVTEPFAKATTGTLASRSKVLSESLTKLKTEQETLDTRMEALQKSLQDKYNNMDTLVTQLRQQQSSVLSTLNALNKSSSDD, from the coding sequence ATGGCAGGTACAACAGTCAGCGGTATTGGCTCGGGCATCGATACCCAGGCAATCGTCGATTCCCTGGTGGCCGCGCAGAAGGCGCCGAAGCAGGCGCAGATCAATACCCAAACACTGAAGGCAACCACCACGTTGTCCTCTATCGGCAAGATTCAGTCGGCGCTGGATGCCTTCCGCGGCGCCTTGACCAACATGACCGACACCAACAGCTTCGGTGGCCTCAGCCTGAAGTCTTCGGATGAAAAGGTCGCGACCGTGACCATGGGCACCGGCGCTGCCAACGGTTCGTTCAAGTTGATTGTCGACAAGCTGGCGACTGCGTCGAAGGTGTCGACGAAGGTCTACACAGATGGCGCGGGCTCGGTAGTCAATGCCACTGGCAGTGCGACCACGTTGACCATGACGCAGAATGGCAAGCCCTACGATCTGAGCGTTCCTGCCGGCGCAACATTGCAGCAGGTTCGCGATAGCATCAATAGCCAGTTCAGTACGGCAGGCCTGAGTGCCAACGTACTGACCGACGCCACGGGTTCCCGTCTGATCATCACCTCGACCAAAATGGGTGACGGCTCCGACATTACGCTTTCGGGCAATTCGGGCATCGATACTGGCTATACCGTCGTCGATGAGCCGGCGGACGCGGAGTACACGCTGGACGGTATTGCCATGAAGTCCAAGACCAACGACATCACCGATGCCGTCAGTGGTCTCAACATCAAGTTGATCGGTACTTCGCCAAAAAACACTACAACAAACGAGTACACGGCGACCGTTCTGTCGCTGACCACCAGCTCAACTACGCTGAAGTCGGGCCTGAAGGGTTTCATCGACACCTACAACGCCTTGCTCACTGTCATGAACGCAGAGACCAAGGTCACCAAGAACGCCGATGGCTCCATGACTGCTGCGGCGTTGACCGGTGATGCCACGATGCGTACTTTGATGTCCTCCATCCGTGAAGAGCTCAATGCGGTGTCGGGCAACGGTACCTTGAAATCGCTCGCTGCCTTTGGTGTCACGTCTGCCCAAGATGGTGGTGCGCTGAGCCTGGACGACAAGAAGTGGGACAAGGTTGCCTCCACCAATGCGGCAGACCTGACCAGTATCTTCAATGGCAAGGACGGCCTGTTGGCGCGCCTGCAAAAGGTGACCGAGCCATTTGCCAAGGCCACCACCGGGACCCTCGCCTCGCGCTCCAAGGTCCTGAGCGAAAGTCTGACCAAGCTCAAGACCGAGCAGGAGACCCTGGACACCCGTATGGAAGCCCTGCAGAAGAGCCTGCAGGACAAGTACAACAACATGGATACCCTGGTCACCCAGCTGCGCCAACAGCAGAGTTCCGTGCTGAGTACGCTAAACGCGCTGAACAAGTCGAGCAGTGACGATTAA
- the fliS gene encoding flagellar export chaperone FliS has product MNPMRALRQYQKVNSHAQISEATPHRLVQMLMEGGLDRMAQAKGAMARGDIAEKGLMLGKAIDIIIGLRDGLQPEKSENPETVEKLDALYVYMTNRLMQANVDNDASIIDEVAQLLITVKSGWDGIADAQPAS; this is encoded by the coding sequence ATGAATCCCATGAGAGCCCTTCGTCAGTACCAGAAGGTCAATTCCCATGCCCAGATTTCCGAAGCCACGCCGCATCGCCTGGTGCAGATGCTGATGGAAGGTGGCCTCGATCGCATGGCCCAGGCCAAGGGTGCCATGGCGCGTGGCGACATCGCGGAAAAGGGCCTGATGCTCGGCAAGGCGATCGACATCATCATCGGCCTTCGCGACGGCCTGCAGCCCGAAAAAAGTGAAAACCCTGAGACTGTCGAGAAGCTCGACGCGCTCTATGTCTACATGACTAATCGGCTTATGCAGGCCAATGTCGACAACGATGCCAGTATTATCGACGAAGTTGCCCAGCTGCTGATTACCGTGAAAAGCGGTTGGGACGGCATTGCCGACGCCCAGCCTGCCAGCTGA
- a CDS encoding flagellar protein FlaG, producing the protein MDMSVKLSQVYPSVLPQAPVVDRDRDPAVPAKVQDAAAPDNKPHSREDLEKAVGEIRDFVQSSQRQLDFSIDDSTGRVVVKVIATQSGEVIRQLPSELALKLAQSLSEASSLLFDDQA; encoded by the coding sequence ATGGACATGAGTGTCAAGCTGAGCCAGGTGTATCCGTCTGTGTTACCCCAGGCGCCAGTTGTTGATCGGGATCGGGACCCGGCCGTGCCTGCCAAGGTGCAGGACGCTGCGGCCCCCGATAACAAGCCGCACTCGCGCGAAGACCTGGAAAAAGCGGTTGGCGAGATCCGTGATTTCGTCCAGTCGAGCCAGCGTCAGCTGGATTTTTCCATTGATGATTCCACTGGTCGGGTTGTGGTCAAGGTAATTGCCACCCAGTCCGGTGAGGTGATCCGGCAGCTTCCGTCGGAACTTGCGCTCAAACTCGCGCAAAGCCTCAGTGAGGCCAGCAGCCTGCTGTTCGATGATCAGGCATAG
- the flgK gene encoding flagellar hook-associated protein FlgK, giving the protein MSSLISIGLSGLNASQAALSVTSNNIANAATSGYSRQQTQQVAGPSHNIGAGFLGTGTTLADVRRIYSSYLDNQLQTATSLQADSVTFQDQITSVDKLLADRDTGISSVLTAFFSALQTAAAKPGDVASRQLLLTQAQTLSNRFNAVSTQLTQQNATINSQLDTMAGQVNKLTANIAEYNKQITAASASGNTPNSLLDARSEAVRQLNELVGVTVQERDGNYDVYLGSGQSLVTGTKANTLSVEPGVADKSQVSLRINYDSFSSDVTSVVSGGAIGGLLRYRQDVLTPSMNELGRVALVVADSINSQLGQGLDANGQFGSSLFSSINSATAIAQRSLASSNNSAGSGNLDVTIANSGALTTYDYEVKFTSANQYSVRRSDGTDMGSFDLNADPAPVIDGFSLALKGGGLAAGDSFKVIPTRAAAGSIATTLTDANKLAFAGPVSATAGSGNSGTGTITQPTLGESLDIYGGADTALIQQSIRDSMPVRVVFDAASGGAQGYKLFDAKGTQIGTGSVVPGADNKLTVTVPMLDAAGDPILDGSGNPRTFSVETTIGGSPAANDSFTLAFNADGKADNRNATALLDLQTKSTVNTGSGGGTSFTSAYASLVERVGAKANQASIDSTATEAVLKSASESRSAVSGVNLDDEAASLVKFQHYYTASSQIIKAAQETFSTLINAL; this is encoded by the coding sequence ATGTCGAGCCTGATTTCGATCGGCCTGAGTGGCCTGAATGCCAGCCAGGCGGCATTGTCGGTAACCAGTAACAACATCGCCAATGCCGCGACCAGTGGCTATTCGCGCCAGCAGACGCAGCAGGTAGCAGGCCCTTCGCATAACATCGGTGCTGGCTTCCTGGGCACCGGGACCACGCTGGCGGATGTGCGCCGCATCTACAGCTCCTACCTGGACAACCAGCTGCAGACCGCCACGTCGCTGCAGGCCGATTCGGTCACCTTCCAGGACCAGATCACCAGCGTCGACAAACTGCTGGCCGACCGCGACACCGGCATCAGCTCGGTGCTTACCGCGTTCTTCTCGGCCCTGCAGACCGCAGCGGCCAAGCCCGGCGACGTCGCCTCGCGGCAACTGCTGCTGACGCAGGCGCAAACCTTAAGCAACCGTTTCAATGCGGTGAGCACCCAGCTGACCCAGCAGAACGCCACGATCAACTCCCAGCTCGATACCATGGCAGGGCAGGTGAACAAGCTCACCGCCAACATTGCCGAGTACAACAAGCAGATCACGGCGGCCAGCGCCTCCGGCAATACCCCCAACAGCCTGCTGGATGCGCGCAGCGAAGCCGTGCGCCAGCTCAATGAGCTGGTCGGGGTGACGGTGCAGGAGCGTGACGGCAACTACGATGTGTACCTGGGCAGCGGCCAGTCGCTGGTCACCGGTACCAAGGCCAACACCCTGTCGGTGGAGCCAGGTGTGGCCGACAAGAGCCAGGTCAGCCTGCGCATCAACTATGACTCGTTCAGCTCGGACGTGACCTCGGTGGTTTCCGGTGGCGCGATTGGCGGCCTGCTGCGTTATCGCCAGGACGTGCTGACGCCGTCGATGAACGAACTCGGTCGTGTGGCCCTGGTGGTCGCCGACAGCATCAACAGTCAGCTGGGGCAGGGCCTGGATGCCAATGGCCAGTTCGGCAGCTCGCTGTTCTCCAGCATCAACAGCGCCACCGCCATTGCCCAGCGCAGCCTGGCCTCGTCGAACAACAGTGCCGGCTCCGGCAACCTGGATGTGACGATTGCCAACAGCGGTGCGCTGACCACCTACGACTACGAGGTGAAGTTCACCAGCGCCAACCAGTACAGCGTGCGCCGTTCCGACGGCACCGACATGGGCAGCTTCGACCTGAATGCCGACCCGGCCCCCGTGATCGATGGTTTCAGCCTGGCGTTGAAAGGCGGTGGCCTGGCAGCCGGCGACAGCTTCAAGGTCATCCCCACCCGCGCCGCCGCCGGTAGCATTGCCACCACCCTCACCGATGCCAACAAGCTGGCCTTTGCCGGGCCGGTCAGTGCGACTGCGGGGAGTGGCAACAGCGGGACTGGCACTATCACCCAGCCTACGCTGGGCGAATCGCTGGATATCTATGGCGGTGCAGACACCGCATTGATCCAGCAGTCGATTCGCGACTCGATGCCGGTGCGCGTTGTGTTCGACGCCGCCAGTGGCGGTGCCCAAGGCTACAAGCTGTTCGATGCCAAGGGCACCCAGATCGGCACCGGCAGCGTGGTGCCGGGTGCCGACAACAAGCTGACAGTGACCGTGCCGATGCTCGATGCGGCCGGCGACCCGATTCTCGATGGCAGCGGCAACCCGCGCACCTTCAGTGTCGAAACCACCATCGGCGGCAGCCCGGCAGCCAATGACAGCTTCACCCTGGCGTTCAACGCCGATGGCAAGGCCGACAACCGCAACGCCACGGCACTGCTCGATCTGCAGACCAAGTCGACGGTGAACACCGGGTCCGGCGGCGGTACCAGCTTCACTTCGGCCTACGCCTCACTGGTCGAGCGCGTAGGTGCCAAGGCCAACCAGGCGTCCATCGACAGTACCGCGACCGAGGCGGTGCTCAAGTCCGCCAGCGAAAGCCGCAGCGCGGTGTCCGGGGTCAACCTGGATGACGAAGCGGCCAGCCTGGTCAAGTTCCAGCACTACTACACGGCGTCGTCGCAGATCATCAAGGCGGCGCAAGAAACCTTCAGCACCCTGATCAATGCCTTGTAA
- a CDS encoding ketoacyl-ACP synthase III: MIGIKSIASYVPTAGLDNYVQGAKFGKDEEFMFGKIGASFLPRKAEEQETSDLCVEAAQALFASNPDLDPQSIDALIVVTQNGDEEGLPHTAAIVQSKLGLSTRVAAFDVSLGCSGYVYGLYAIKGFMEAAGLKNGLLITADPYSKIVDPEDRNTTMLFGDAATATWMGEDAVWNLGQARFGTDGSGAEHLKVTDGKFFMNGRQVFNFALVKVPAHLHELLDASGLKSSDIDAFCIHQGSAAIVDAVARRFEEQHPEKFVKDMLETGNTVSSSVPLLLQKHMLDGSWKRVAISGFGVGLSWGSAILYRD; this comes from the coding sequence ATGATTGGCATCAAAAGCATCGCGAGTTACGTGCCTACCGCTGGCCTGGACAACTACGTCCAGGGTGCGAAGTTTGGCAAGGACGAAGAGTTCATGTTCGGCAAGATCGGCGCGTCGTTCCTGCCGCGCAAGGCCGAAGAGCAAGAAACCTCCGACCTGTGCGTAGAAGCCGCCCAGGCCCTGTTCGCCAGCAACCCTGACCTGGATCCGCAGTCGATCGATGCGCTGATCGTGGTCACCCAAAACGGTGATGAAGAAGGCCTGCCGCACACCGCCGCCATCGTCCAGAGCAAGCTCGGCCTGTCCACCCGCGTGGCGGCGTTCGACGTGTCGCTGGGCTGCTCCGGTTACGTGTATGGCCTGTATGCGATCAAAGGTTTCATGGAAGCGGCAGGGCTGAAGAACGGCCTGCTGATCACTGCCGACCCGTATTCGAAGATCGTCGACCCGGAAGACCGCAACACCACCATGCTGTTCGGCGATGCCGCCACGGCTACCTGGATGGGAGAGGATGCGGTATGGAACCTGGGCCAGGCGCGTTTCGGCACTGATGGCTCCGGTGCCGAACACTTGAAAGTGACCGACGGCAAGTTCTTCATGAACGGCCGCCAGGTGTTCAACTTCGCCCTGGTGAAGGTGCCGGCGCACCTGCACGAGCTGCTGGATGCCAGCGGCCTGAAATCTTCCGATATCGATGCCTTCTGCATCCACCAGGGCAGTGCGGCGATTGTCGACGCCGTGGCGCGGCGCTTCGAAGAGCAACACCCGGAGAAGTTCGTCAAGGACATGCTGGAAACCGGCAATACCGTGTCCTCCAGCGTGCCGCTGCTGCTGCAGAAGCACATGCTCGACGGCAGTTGGAAGCGTGTGGCGATCAGCGGCTTTGGCGTGGGCCTGTCGTGGGGCTCGGCCATTCTGTACCGCGACTGA
- the flgJ gene encoding flagellar assembly peptidoglycan hydrolase FlgJ: protein MNIKSQVSGSADSGAYTDLNRLSALKHGDRDSEANVRKVAQEFESLFISEMLKASRKASDVLADDNPMNTETVKQYRDMYDQQLAVSMSREGGGIGLQDVLVRQLTKGRSASINTSPFPRADGSGPALWGNKVAEPVHATDSSTTRNDVAALNSRRLALPSKLTDRLLAGIVPAAATANSAAVPARDGQQVAKAFAVPDNGLRIVGRAVAQPPLAPNKAFADSDEFVATMLPMAEQAAKRIGIDPRYLVAQAALETGWGKSVMRNTDGSSSHNLFGIKASGNWQGEQARAITSEFRDGQFVKETAAFRSYDSYQDSFHDLVNLLQGNSRYQDALASADNPEQFARELQKAGYATDPGYAKKIISIAQQMQTTPQYAMAGRTTNL from the coding sequence ATGAATATCAAAAGCCAGGTCTCCGGCAGTGCCGACAGCGGCGCCTATACCGACCTCAACCGCCTGAGTGCCCTCAAGCACGGCGACCGCGACAGCGAAGCCAACGTGCGCAAGGTGGCCCAGGAGTTCGAGTCGCTGTTCATCAGCGAAATGCTCAAGGCCTCGCGCAAGGCCAGCGACGTGCTGGCCGATGACAACCCGATGAACACCGAAACGGTCAAGCAGTACCGCGACATGTACGACCAGCAGCTGGCCGTGAGCATGTCCCGCGAAGGTGGCGGTATCGGTCTGCAGGATGTGCTGGTGCGCCAGCTGACCAAGGGCCGCAGTGCGTCGATCAACACCAGCCCGTTCCCGCGTGCCGACGGCAGTGGCCCGGCGCTGTGGGGCAACAAGGTGGCAGAGCCGGTGCATGCCACGGACTCTTCCACCACCCGCAACGACGTCGCCGCGCTCAACTCGCGGCGCCTGGCCTTGCCGAGCAAGCTGACCGACCGCCTGCTGGCTGGCATCGTGCCGGCCGCCGCCACTGCCAATAGCGCCGCCGTGCCTGCCCGTGACGGCCAGCAAGTGGCCAAGGCCTTCGCTGTGCCGGACAACGGCCTGCGCATTGTCGGCCGCGCCGTGGCCCAGCCGCCGCTGGCGCCGAACAAGGCCTTTGCCGACAGTGACGAATTCGTCGCCACCATGCTGCCGATGGCCGAGCAAGCCGCCAAACGCATTGGTATCGACCCGCGCTACCTGGTGGCCCAGGCCGCACTGGAAACCGGCTGGGGCAAGTCGGTAATGCGCAATACCGATGGCAGCAGCAGCCACAATCTGTTTGGCATCAAAGCCAGCGGTAACTGGCAGGGTGAGCAGGCACGGGCGATCACCAGCGAGTTCCGCGATGGCCAGTTCGTCAAGGAAACCGCGGCGTTCCGCAGCTATGACTCGTATCAGGACAGCTTCCACGACCTGGTAAACCTGCTGCAGGGCAATTCTCGCTATCAAGATGCGCTGGCCTCGGCCGATAACCCAGAGCAGTTTGCCAGAGAGCTGCAAAAGGCAGGTTATGCGACCGACCCAGGCTATGCGAAAAAGATCATCAGCATCGCCCAGCAAATGCAGACAACCCCGCAGTACGCCATGGCTGGCAGAACCACGAATCTATAA
- the fleQ gene encoding transcriptional regulator FleQ, with the protein MWRETKILLIDDDSARRRDLAVVLNFLGEENLACSSHDWQQAVESLSSSREILCVLIGSVDAPGNLIGLVKTVAGWDEFLPVLLLGEISSAEFPEDLRRRVLSNLEMPPSYSQLLDSLHRAQVYREMYDQARERGRQREPNLFRSLVGTSRAIQHVRQMMQQVADTDASVLILGESGTGKEVVARNLHYHSKRREAPFVPVNCGAIPAELLESELFGHEKGAFTGAITSRAGRFELANGGTLFLDEIGDMPLPMQVKLLRVLQERTFERVGSNKTQSIDVRIIAATHKNLETMIEDGTFREDLYYRLNVFPIEMAPLRERVEDIPLLMNELISRMEHEKRGSIRFNSASIMSLCRHGWPGNVRELANLVERMAIMHPYGVIGVSELPKKFRYVDDEDEQMVDSLRSDLEERVAINGHAPNFSNPAMLPPEGLDLKDYLGSLEQGLIQQALDDANGIVARAAERLRIRRTTLVEKMRKYGMSRQGGEDQAED; encoded by the coding sequence ATGTGGCGTGAAACCAAGATTCTGCTGATCGATGACGACAGCGCGCGCCGCCGCGATCTGGCGGTGGTGCTGAATTTCCTCGGGGAAGAAAACCTCGCTTGCTCAAGCCATGACTGGCAGCAAGCGGTAGAGTCGTTGTCTTCGAGCCGTGAAATATTGTGCGTGCTCATCGGCAGCGTAGATGCTCCGGGCAATCTCATTGGGCTCGTTAAGACAGTGGCCGGGTGGGATGAGTTCCTTCCGGTGCTGCTATTAGGTGAAATTTCTTCTGCGGAGTTCCCGGAAGACCTTCGCCGCCGGGTGCTTTCCAACCTGGAAATGCCACCCAGCTACAGCCAGCTGCTGGATTCACTGCACCGCGCCCAGGTCTATCGCGAGATGTACGACCAGGCGCGCGAGCGCGGCCGCCAGCGCGAGCCCAACCTGTTCCGCAGTCTGGTCGGCACCAGTCGTGCCATCCAGCACGTGCGGCAGATGATGCAGCAGGTGGCCGATACCGACGCCAGCGTGTTGATCCTGGGTGAGTCGGGCACCGGCAAAGAAGTGGTGGCGCGCAACCTGCACTACCACTCCAAGCGTCGCGAGGCGCCTTTCGTGCCAGTCAACTGTGGCGCGATCCCGGCCGAGCTGCTGGAAAGCGAACTGTTCGGCCACGAGAAGGGCGCCTTTACCGGGGCGATCACCAGCCGCGCCGGGCGTTTCGAGCTGGCCAACGGCGGTACCCTGTTCCTCGACGAAATTGGCGACATGCCGTTGCCGATGCAGGTCAAGCTGCTGCGTGTGCTGCAGGAGCGTACCTTCGAGCGTGTGGGTAGCAACAAGACCCAGAGCATCGACGTGCGCATCATCGCCGCAACGCACAAGAACCTCGAGACCATGATCGAGGACGGCACCTTCCGCGAAGACCTGTACTACCGCCTTAACGTGTTCCCCATCGAGATGGCGCCGCTGCGTGAGCGGGTGGAAGACATCCCGCTGCTGATGAACGAGCTTATCTCGCGCATGGAGCACGAGAAGCGCGGCTCCATCCGCTTCAACTCGGCGTCGATCATGTCGTTGTGCCGCCACGGCTGGCCGGGCAACGTGCGCGAGCTGGCCAACCTGGTCGAGCGCATGGCGATCATGCACCCGTACGGGGTGATTGGTGTGTCCGAGCTGCCGAAGAAATTCCGCTACGTCGATGACGAAGACGAGCAGATGGTCGACAGCCTGCGCAGCGACCTGGAAGAGCGCGTGGCCATCAACGGCCACGCGCCAAACTTCAGCAACCCTGCGATGCTGCCACCTGAAGGCCTGGACCTGAAGGACTACCTCGGTAGCCTGGAGCAGGGCCTGATCCAGCAGGCGCTGGACGATGCCAACGGTATCGTTGCTCGCGCGGCTGAACGTTTGCGTATTCGCCGTACCACCCTGGTCGAGAAGATGCGCAAGTACGGCATGAGCCGCCAAGGTGGCGAGGACCAGGCGGAGGATTGA
- a CDS encoding flagellar hook-associated protein 3, whose product MRISTAQFYEASASSYSKNFSSMNKTNDQVTSGIRIQTAADDPVGAARLLLLQQQQSLLDQYSGNINTVSNALLQEESVLSTINDAMQRASELAIRAGGAGVTDSDRVAISTELKEIEANIFGLLNSRDANGDYMFGGSKSTTPPYVRNSDGTYSYHGDQTQLSLQVSDTLNLATNDTGFSIFDSASNKSRTQSTLLVPATDDSVVGVSSGLLTSSTTYNNSFTAGQPYKLTFTSATQYTITDASGKDITSETATNGTFDSKTEGANRIALRGVEFEITVTLEEGADADAAVGGREFSLGARPDSFNATRNGSNTSSAQVTSSNVTDEAAYRSTFPSNGAVIKFTGPGSYEFYAQPLTADSKPVAKGAFTAPSLTVAGVTYQVSGSPEAGDQFAVTANTHQNQNVLETLSQLRAALDTPVTGAGAANALKDAAASAIANLASAREQVDITRGSIGARGNSLEIQRQENTSLGLANKTTQNAIGNTDMSQAAITLTLQQAMLEASQLAFSRISQLSLFNKL is encoded by the coding sequence GTGCGTATTTCCACTGCTCAGTTCTATGAGGCCAGCGCCAGTAGCTACTCCAAGAACTTCTCCAGCATGAACAAGACCAACGATCAGGTCACGTCGGGTATCCGTATCCAGACCGCCGCCGATGACCCGGTCGGTGCTGCGCGCCTGCTTTTGTTGCAGCAGCAGCAGTCGCTGCTGGACCAGTACAGCGGCAACATCAACACCGTGAGCAATGCGCTGTTGCAGGAGGAGAGCGTGCTCTCCACCATCAACGACGCCATGCAGCGCGCCAGCGAGCTGGCGATCCGTGCCGGTGGCGCCGGGGTCACCGACTCTGACCGCGTGGCCATCAGCACCGAGCTGAAAGAGATCGAGGCCAACATCTTCGGTTTGCTCAACTCGCGCGATGCCAACGGCGACTACATGTTCGGCGGCTCCAAGAGCACCACGCCACCCTATGTGCGCAATTCCGATGGCACCTACAGCTACCACGGTGACCAGACCCAGCTGAGCCTGCAGGTGTCTGACACCCTGAACCTGGCCACCAACGACACTGGCTTCAGCATCTTCGATTCGGCCAGCAACAAGAGCCGCACGCAGTCGACCCTGCTGGTGCCGGCGACGGACGATAGCGTGGTCGGGGTGTCGTCAGGCCTGCTGACCTCGAGCACCACCTACAACAACAGCTTCACAGCAGGCCAGCCCTACAAGCTGACCTTCACCAGCGCGACTCAGTACACCATCACTGACGCCAGCGGCAAGGACATCACCTCGGAAACTGCCACCAACGGTACCTTCGACAGCAAGACCGAAGGCGCCAACCGCATTGCCCTGCGTGGTGTGGAGTTCGAGATCACCGTTACCCTGGAGGAGGGCGCCGATGCCGACGCAGCCGTGGGCGGTCGCGAGTTTTCCCTGGGGGCACGCCCTGACTCGTTCAATGCCACCCGTAACGGCAGCAACACCTCCAGCGCACAGGTCACCAGCAGCAACGTGACCGACGAAGCGGCCTATCGCAGCACCTTCCCAAGCAATGGTGCGGTGATCAAGTTCACCGGCCCAGGCTCTTACGAGTTCTACGCCCAGCCGCTGACGGCCGACAGCAAGCCGGTCGCCAAGGGTGCCTTTACGGCGCCTTCGTTGACAGTGGCCGGGGTGACCTACCAGGTGTCCGGGTCGCCGGAGGCGGGTGACCAGTTTGCGGTCACGGCCAATACCCACCAGAACCAGAACGTGCTGGAAACCCTGAGCCAGCTGCGTGCGGCCCTGGACACGCCGGTGACCGGTGCCGGGGCGGCCAACGCGCTGAAGGACGCGGCGGCCTCGGCAATTGCCAACCTGGCCAGTGCCCGTGAGCAGGTCGATATCACCCGGGGTTCGATCGGTGCCCGTGGCAACTCGCTGGAGATCCAGCGCCAGGAGAACACCAGCCTGGGCCTGGCCAACAAGACTACCCAGAACGCCATCGGCAACACCGACATGTCGCAGGCGGCCATTACCCTGACCTTGCAGCAGGCCATGCTGGAGGCGTCGCAACTGGCCTTCTCGCGCATTTCGCAGCTGAGCCTGTTCAACAAACTCTGA